ACGGATCTCTGGATGATCGTCGCAGCCCGCATCCTTGGCGGCCTAGCCGTCGGAGCTTCTTCTGTGCTCGGCCCCATGTACCTCGCGGAGATCGCCCCCGCAGCGTGGCGTGGCCGTCTGGTCGCATGCTTCCAGATGAACATTGTCCTCGGCGTGCTCGTGGCCTACTTCTCGAATTATTTCATCGGGAAACTCGGCCTTGGGGACCACGAATGGCGCTGGAAGCTGGGCGTTCAGGCCTTCCCAGCCCTGCTCTTCCTCATCACCCTCTTTTTCATCCCGCGCAGCCCGCGCTGGTTGCTGATGAAAGGACTGCGCGAGGAAGCGGCCGATACCCTAACGCGGTTCGGAGCGAGCGAAACGGATCGGCAAATCGCGAGCATCGAGCGCTCCCTTGCCTCAAGCCAATCCTCCCGCGGCGCGCCGCCGCTTTTCACACGTCAGCTTCGGAAACCGGTGCTCCTGGCAATCGCCATCGCACTCTTCAATCAGCTCGGAGGGATCAATGCACTCTGGTACTACGCCGATACGATCTTTGCGATGGCTGGCTTCAACAAAGACGCCAGCGCGCTACAGGCAGTCGGACTCGGCACCGCGAACATCTTCGCCACCATCCTGGGCATGGCGATCATCGACAAGGTGGGTCGCAAGGCACTCCTGATCTGGGGCACCGTCGGCTGTGGGATTGCGCTGGCGGGTGTCGCCTGGATCTTCACGACGGGCGCTCGCCCGGAATTGCTGGCGTGGTTGTTCGGGCTCTTCGTGGTCTGCCATGCCTTCGGCCAAGGTGCGGTGATCTGGGTCTTCATCAGCGAGATCTTTCCCACGCCGGTCCGGAGCAAGGGCCAGACGCTGGGCAGCTTCACCCACTGGTTCATGGCCATGCTGGTCTCATGGAGCTTTCCCATGGTCGCCCGTGACATCGGGGAACCTTTCGCAGGTCTGCCATTCGGCATCTTTGCAGCGATGATGATCCTGCAGCTCGCGATTGTGGGAATCTTCTTTCCTGAAACAAAACAGATCGCAC
This portion of the Luteolibacter luteus genome encodes:
- a CDS encoding sugar porter family MFS transporter; the protein is MNPTQVTTTGDSEIAAPTRITPALAGATAVAALGGLLFGFDTAVISGCQDQLKQLLSLSSGEQGFMTASALIGAAAGSLAAAKPGDLFGRRDCLKWTAAFYLLCAIGCAFATDLWMIVAARILGGLAVGASSVLGPMYLAEIAPAAWRGRLVACFQMNIVLGVLVAYFSNYFIGKLGLGDHEWRWKLGVQAFPALLFLITLFFIPRSPRWLLMKGLREEAADTLTRFGASETDRQIASIERSLASSQSSRGAPPLFTRQLRKPVLLAIAIALFNQLGGINALWYYADTIFAMAGFNKDASALQAVGLGTANIFATILGMAIIDKVGRKALLIWGTVGCGIALAGVAWIFTTGARPELLAWLFGLFVVCHAFGQGAVIWVFISEIFPTPVRSKGQTLGSFTHWFMAMLVSWSFPMVARDIGEPFAGLPFGIFAAMMILQLAIVGIFFPETKQIALEDIDERLRESH